Proteins encoded in a region of the Flavobacterium sp. PMTSA4 genome:
- a CDS encoding ankyrin repeat domain-containing protein, whose product MKKTIITLGLALVTFANVANANNVSTISTSKEIVNYESTPLCIAVMKGDMDAVKKFVEYGSDVNEASDNGLTPLMFAARYNKVEILKFLIQKGADKQAKDNRGNTALKHAELSNAQEVVDYLKK is encoded by the coding sequence ATGAAAAAAACAATCATTACCTTAGGGTTAGCGTTAGTGACTTTTGCTAACGTTGCAAATGCAAACAATGTATCAACAATTTCAACTTCAAAAGAAATTGTAAATTATGAAAGTACTCCATTATGTATCGCCGTTATGAAAGGTGATATGGATGCCGTTAAAAAATTTGTTGAATATGGAAGCGATGTAAACGAAGCATCTGATAATGGATTAACACCATTAATGTTTGCTGCTCGTTATAACAAAGTTGAAATTCTTAAATTTTTAATTCAAAAAGGAGCTGATAAACAAGCAAAAGATAATAGAGGAAACACTGCTTTAAAGCACGCCGAGTTATCCAACGCTCAAGAAGTTGTTGATTATTTGAAAAAATAA
- a CDS encoding M42 family metallopeptidase, which yields MASKSLLSKASLAFLEEYLNNASPTGYESNGQKIWMKYLKPYVDTFITDTYGTAVGVINPEAEFKVVIEGHSDEISWYVNYITDDGLIYVIRNGGSDHQIAPSKRVNIHTKNGIVKGVFGWPAIHTRNRDKEQNASLHNIFIDCGCSTKDEVEKLGVHVGCVITYPDEFMVLNKDKFVCRAIDNRMGGFMIAEVARLLKENKKKLPFGLYIVNAVQEEIGLRGAEMITQTIKPNVAIVTDVCHDTTTPMIDKKIEGDLKMGKGPVIAYAPATQNVLRELIVSTAEEKKIPFQRHATSRVTGTDTDAFAYSNGGVASALISLPLRYMHTTVEMVHKEDVENVIKLIYESLLKIENNHNFSYFK from the coding sequence ATGGCATCAAAATCATTATTATCAAAAGCTTCATTAGCTTTTCTAGAAGAATATTTAAACAATGCTTCACCAACAGGATATGAATCAAATGGTCAAAAAATTTGGATGAAGTATTTAAAACCTTATGTAGATACTTTCATCACCGATACTTATGGAACAGCCGTTGGAGTAATCAACCCAGAAGCTGAATTTAAAGTAGTTATCGAAGGTCACAGCGACGAAATATCTTGGTATGTAAATTACATCACCGACGATGGTTTAATCTACGTAATCAGAAATGGTGGTTCCGACCATCAAATTGCGCCTTCAAAAAGAGTAAACATTCACACCAAAAACGGAATTGTAAAAGGAGTATTTGGTTGGCCAGCTATTCATACCAGAAACAGAGATAAAGAACAAAATGCTTCGTTACACAACATCTTTATCGATTGTGGATGTTCTACTAAAGACGAGGTAGAAAAATTAGGCGTTCATGTGGGTTGTGTCATCACCTATCCAGATGAATTTATGGTATTAAACAAAGACAAGTTTGTTTGTCGTGCTATCGATAACCGCATGGGCGGATTCATGATTGCAGAAGTAGCAAGATTATTAAAAGAAAACAAAAAGAAATTACCTTTCGGTTTATACATTGTCAATGCAGTTCAGGAAGAAATTGGTCTTCGTGGTGCCGAAATGATTACCCAAACCATCAAACCAAACGTTGCCATTGTAACCGATGTTTGTCATGACACAACAACACCAATGATTGACAAAAAAATTGAAGGTGATTTAAAAATGGGTAAAGGTCCAGTTATTGCTTATGCACCGGCAACCCAAAATGTTTTAAGAGAATTAATTGTATCAACTGCTGAAGAAAAGAAAATTCCTTTCCAACGTCATGCAACTTCTCGAGTAACAGGAACCGATACAGATGCTTTTGCATATAGTAATGGTGGTGTTGCTTCTGCATTAATTTCGTTGCCATTACGCTACATGCATACAACAGTAGAAATGGTTCACAAAGAAGATGTAGAAAATGTCATTAAACTGATTTATGAAAGTTTATTAAAAATAGAAAACAATCATAATTTCTCCTACTTTAAATAA
- a CDS encoding DUF4294 domain-containing protein yields the protein MKNFVFALFGFFITALSFGQITKEPVKTEIQEVEVDTAFTDTIQLEEVFINRGNFEYIDKKDFQLLQNRVYRVYPYAKVASERLTFLNKNLEKLKTNKEKKKYFKLVENYMENEFTSQLKKLSRKQGQILVKLIHRQTGFTTFDLIKDYKSGWKAFWSQNTARVFNINLKTQYQPFQVNEDFLIEVILDRAFSMGRLVEQKPAFDIDMDALMEHWEKGKK from the coding sequence ATGAAAAACTTTGTATTTGCATTGTTTGGTTTTTTTATAACAGCTCTTTCTTTTGGGCAAATAACGAAGGAACCAGTTAAAACTGAAATCCAAGAGGTTGAGGTTGATACTGCTTTCACTGACACGATTCAGTTGGAAGAAGTTTTTATCAACCGCGGGAACTTTGAATATATTGATAAAAAGGATTTTCAGCTGCTTCAAAACAGAGTTTATCGCGTTTATCCGTATGCTAAAGTAGCTTCAGAGCGTTTGACTTTTTTGAATAAGAATTTAGAGAAACTGAAAACGAATAAGGAAAAGAAAAAATACTTTAAGTTGGTAGAAAACTATATGGAGAATGAATTTACTTCCCAACTAAAGAAGTTATCCCGAAAACAAGGCCAAATATTGGTGAAACTGATTCATCGGCAAACAGGTTTTACTACTTTTGATTTGATAAAGGACTATAAAAGCGGTTGGAAAGCATTTTGGTCGCAGAATACTGCGAGAGTATTTAATATTAATTTGAAAACACAATACCAGCCTTTTCAGGTAAATGAAGATTTTTTGATAGAAGTAATTCTTGATAGGGCTTTTTCAATGGGTAGGTTAGTAGAACAGAAACCTGCTTTTGATATCGATATGGATGCTTTGATGGAGCATTGGGAAAAAGGAAAGAAATAG
- a CDS encoding YybH family protein, with amino-acid sequence MKNKITKGIALTLFAILMMACQPKKEEAAPETAAVDTEKIKAEIQAMEDAFAVGLNTGTTDDIVYYAEDAVSYGQNEPPLVGKAAIHDKLRKEAGDGNAKKMKVAFVTNEVHASSDGEQLVELGSYKAADSTGTVLHSGNYMALFKKVDGKYVCTRDMGASDQPKKEESKE; translated from the coding sequence ATGAAAAACAAGATTACAAAAGGCATCGCATTAACCCTATTCGCTATTTTAATGATGGCATGCCAACCAAAAAAAGAAGAAGCAGCTCCAGAAACAGCAGCTGTTGACACCGAAAAAATCAAAGCCGAAATTCAAGCCATGGAAGATGCTTTTGCAGTAGGATTGAATACAGGAACTACCGACGACATTGTTTACTACGCTGAAGATGCTGTAAGCTACGGACAAAATGAACCACCATTAGTTGGTAAAGCAGCTATTCACGATAAACTTAGAAAAGAAGCTGGCGATGGAAATGCTAAAAAAATGAAAGTTGCATTTGTTACCAATGAAGTCCACGCTTCTTCTGATGGCGAACAACTGGTTGAACTGGGAAGCTACAAAGCTGCCGATTCAACTGGTACCGTGTTACACAGTGGAAACTACATGGCATTGTTTAAAAAAGTAGATGGCAAATACGTTTGCACAAGAGACATGGGCGCTTCTGACCAACCTAAAAAAGAAGAAAGTAAAGAATAA
- a CDS encoding transposase, whose amino-acid sequence MSTIQPLENGKYYHIYNRGINSDILFKENNNFEYFLKLYDIHIDPIAETLAWCLMKNHFHFLVRIKEVDENTFEKKIPPSQSFSNLFNAYTKAFNKSFNRHGALFERPFKRKEINTENYLQNIIAYIHNNPVHHNITEHPLQYPWSSYTTCLSNKPTKLKREEVIKIFSDLDNFKHIHQLKSNDLSIETFLGI is encoded by the coding sequence ATGTCAACTATCCAACCTCTTGAAAATGGTAAATACTATCATATTTATAATAGAGGAATAAATAGCGACATTCTTTTTAAAGAAAATAATAACTTCGAATATTTTCTTAAACTTTACGATATACATATCGATCCCATTGCTGAAACTCTAGCATGGTGTTTAATGAAAAACCATTTTCATTTTTTAGTTAGAATTAAAGAAGTTGACGAAAATACTTTCGAAAAAAAGATACCTCCATCACAATCATTCTCTAACTTATTCAATGCCTATACAAAAGCATTTAATAAAAGTTTTAATAGACACGGAGCACTTTTTGAAAGACCTTTCAAAAGAAAAGAAATTAATACTGAAAATTATCTGCAAAACATAATTGCATACATACACAATAACCCTGTTCATCATAACATTACCGAACATCCATTACAATATCCTTGGAGTTCTTATACAACATGCCTTTCTAATAAACCAACAAAACTAAAACGAGAAGAAGTTATAAAGATTTTTAGCGACCTCGATAATTTTAAACACATACATCAACTAAAAAGTAATGACCTCTCTATTGAAACATTTTTAGGAATATAG
- the scpA gene encoding methylmalonyl-CoA mutase encodes MRKNIQHIKLDNSNLKPDSSESEQAEQTWNLKQNFLTAEGIEVKPTYTEADIENLEHIGFGAGFAPNLRGPYTTMFVRRPWTIRQYAGFSTAEESNAFYRRNLAAGQKGLSVAFDLATHRGYDSDHDRVVGDVGKAGVAIDSVEDMKILFNQIPLDEMSVSMTMNGAVLPIMAFYIVAAEEQGVAPHLLSGTIQNDILKEFMVRNTYIYPPTPSMKIIADIFEYSSKNMPKFNSISISGYHMQEAGATADIELAYTLADGLEYIRTGLAAGMNIDDFAPRLSFFWAIGMNHFMEIAKMRAGRMLWAKLLQQFNPKDEKSLALRTHCQTSGWSLTEQDPFNNVARTTIEAAAAAFGGTQSLHTNALDEAIALPTDFSARIARNTQIYLQEETKICKTVDPWAGSYYVESLTAEIAEKAWALIEEVEELGGMTKAIEAGIPKLRIEEAAARKQARIDSGQDIIVGVNKYRLEKEDPLHILEVDNQTVRKQQIERLNHIKATRDNAKVKASLEKLTDCAKNQNDNLLSLAVEAARNRATLGEISDALESVYGRYKAQIRSFSGVYSKEIKNDKSFEKAKQLADAFAKKEGRRPRIMIAKMGQDGHDRGAKVVATGYADVGFDVDIGPLFQTPAEAAKQAVENDVHILGVSSLAAGHKTLVPQVIEELQKYGRDDIMVIVGGVIPAQDYQFLFDAGAVAVFGPGTKISDAAISILEVLLQD; translated from the coding sequence ATGAGAAAAAACATCCAACATATAAAACTCGACAATTCCAACTTGAAACCTGACTCGAGCGAAAGCGAACAGGCGGAGCAAACTTGGAACTTGAAACAAAATTTCCTAACAGCCGAAGGCATCGAAGTAAAACCAACCTATACCGAAGCCGACATCGAAAACCTCGAACACATAGGCTTCGGAGCAGGTTTTGCACCCAATCTTCGCGGACCATATACTACCATGTTTGTGCGTCGTCCTTGGACGATTCGTCAGTATGCTGGTTTCTCCACTGCCGAAGAAAGCAATGCCTTCTACCGTCGCAACCTTGCCGCAGGTCAAAAAGGTCTATCCGTAGCCTTCGATTTGGCTACACACCGTGGGTATGATTCCGACCACGACCGCGTAGTTGGCGATGTAGGTAAAGCCGGTGTGGCGATTGATTCTGTTGAGGACATGAAAATTCTTTTCAACCAGATCCCGCTCGATGAAATGTCGGTTTCCATGACTATGAACGGTGCCGTGTTGCCCATCATGGCGTTTTATATTGTAGCCGCCGAAGAACAAGGCGTTGCACCTCACCTGCTTTCAGGAACCATCCAAAACGATATTCTGAAAGAGTTCATGGTGCGCAACACCTACATCTATCCGCCTACGCCATCCATGAAAATCATTGCCGATATTTTTGAATACAGCAGCAAAAACATGCCCAAGTTCAACTCCATTTCCATTTCGGGCTACCACATGCAGGAAGCCGGTGCTACTGCCGATATCGAATTGGCATACACCTTAGCCGATGGCTTGGAATACATCAGAACCGGATTAGCCGCTGGCATGAATATCGACGACTTTGCGCCTCGCCTTTCATTCTTCTGGGCTATCGGGATGAACCATTTTATGGAAATCGCCAAGATGCGAGCCGGTCGTATGCTTTGGGCAAAACTATTGCAACAGTTCAACCCAAAAGACGAAAAATCACTCGCACTCCGTACCCATTGTCAAACCAGTGGTTGGAGTTTAACCGAGCAAGACCCATTCAATAACGTAGCACGAACCACCATCGAAGCCGCAGCAGCAGCCTTTGGCGGAACACAATCCTTGCACACCAATGCCTTAGACGAAGCCATTGCCTTGCCTACCGATTTCTCGGCGCGCATTGCTCGTAACACACAAATCTATTTACAGGAAGAAACCAAAATCTGCAAAACTGTCGACCCATGGGCAGGCAGTTACTATGTAGAAAGCCTCACGGCTGAAATAGCCGAAAAAGCATGGGCATTGATTGAAGAAGTCGAAGAACTTGGCGGAATGACCAAAGCCATCGAAGCCGGAATTCCAAAACTACGCATTGAGGAAGCCGCAGCACGCAAGCAAGCCCGTATCGATAGCGGACAAGACATCATCGTTGGGGTGAACAAATACCGCCTCGAAAAAGAAGACCCGCTTCACATCCTTGAAGTCGATAACCAAACCGTGCGCAAACAGCAAATCGAACGTTTGAACCATATAAAAGCCACGCGCGACAACGCCAAAGTAAAAGCCAGTTTAGAAAAATTAACCGACTGTGCTAAAAACCAAAACGATAACTTACTATCTTTGGCAGTAGAAGCTGCCCGCAATCGAGCTACCTTGGGTGAAATCAGTGATGCACTCGAAAGCGTTTACGGCAGATACAAAGCACAAATCAGAAGTTTCAGCGGCGTGTATAGCAAAGAGATTAAAAACGACAAAAGCTTTGAAAAAGCAAAACAACTGGCCGATGCCTTCGCCAAGAAAGAAGGTCGTCGTCCACGCATCATGATTGCCAAAATGGGACAAGACGGTCACGACCGTGGTGCCAAGGTAGTCGCTACCGGCTATGCCGATGTAGGTTTTGATGTCGATATAGGACCACTATTCCAAACACCTGCCGAAGCCGCTAAACAAGCCGTAGAAAACGATGTACACATCCTTGGCGTTTCCTCGCTCGCAGCTGGACACAAAACGTTGGTGCCTCAGGTAATCGAAGAATTGCAAAAGTACGGTCGCGATGACATTATGGTCATTGTTGGTGGGGTTATCCCTGCGCAGGACTACCAATTCCTGTTCGATGCCGGAGCCGTTGCCGTCTTTGGTCCTGGAACCAAGATTAGCGACGCCGCTATCAGTATTTTGGAAGTATTACTGCAAGACTAA
- a CDS encoding methylmalonyl-CoA mutase subunit beta yields the protein MEKNLFDSFEKVGSKQWKQKIQYELKGADYNDTLVWESLEGIKVKPFYHYDEFEIKVPSATPATPFSILQNIFVHDVAKSNKRALETLNRGAESIRFTIENESVSVEELMQNLPKDNTTYFFYLPFLSIDFAKTINDFSAKNGYKSIVLIDPIHQLGKDGNWFENLDKDFEKLNQTAKLGKSIISVNSSLYQNAGANMVQQLAYTLAHVNEYFNRVENISQQITIEVSVGSNYFFEIAKLRALRILFNTLAKEYNHKLDCIIVATPTKRNKTLYDYNVNMLRTTTECMSAILGGADYIANLPYDALYHKDNEFGDRIARNQLLVLKHESYFDLVNNAADGSYYIEEITNQLAEKALLLFKDIEANGGLITQLIEGTIQRKISESAAKEQEWFDSGKEVLLGTNKYPNKNDKMKHDLELYPFVKQNPRKTLIVPIIEKRLAEKLEQERLAQEE from the coding sequence ATGGAAAAAAATTTATTCGATTCCTTTGAAAAAGTTGGTTCCAAGCAGTGGAAACAGAAAATTCAATACGAACTGAAAGGCGCCGATTATAACGACACTTTAGTTTGGGAAAGTTTAGAAGGCATCAAAGTAAAACCTTTTTACCACTATGATGAATTTGAAATCAAAGTTCCATCTGCCACTCCTGCTACTCCATTTTCAATACTGCAAAACATCTTTGTACATGACGTTGCCAAATCCAACAAGCGCGCTTTAGAAACCTTAAACCGCGGTGCCGAAAGCATCCGTTTTACTATTGAAAACGAATCCGTTTCGGTAGAGGAATTAATGCAGAACCTTCCAAAAGATAACACCACCTATTTTTTTTATTTGCCGTTCCTTTCAATCGATTTCGCTAAAACTATAAACGATTTCAGCGCTAAAAACGGTTATAAAAGCATAGTGTTAATTGACCCAATTCATCAACTGGGAAAAGACGGAAACTGGTTCGAAAACCTTGATAAAGATTTCGAAAAACTGAACCAAACAGCCAAGCTTGGCAAAAGCATCATTTCTGTTAACAGCAGCTTATACCAAAACGCAGGTGCTAACATGGTGCAACAACTGGCTTACACCTTGGCACACGTTAACGAATACTTCAATCGGGTTGAAAACATCAGTCAGCAAATAACTATTGAAGTTTCAGTAGGCAGCAATTACTTCTTTGAAATCGCTAAACTACGTGCCTTACGTATTCTATTCAACACTTTAGCCAAAGAATACAACCACAAGTTAGATTGTATCATTGTGGCTACACCAACCAAACGCAACAAAACCTTATACGATTATAACGTCAACATGCTTCGGACAACTACCGAATGCATGAGTGCCATTTTGGGTGGTGCCGATTATATTGCCAACCTACCTTACGATGCCTTGTACCACAAAGACAACGAGTTTGGCGACCGAATTGCGCGTAATCAGTTGTTGGTACTCAAACACGAAAGCTATTTCGACTTGGTCAATAATGCCGCCGATGGCAGCTATTACATCGAAGAAATCACCAACCAGCTAGCCGAAAAAGCTTTGCTGTTATTCAAAGACATCGAGGCAAACGGCGGTTTGATTACGCAACTTATCGAAGGAACCATACAAAGAAAAATCAGCGAAAGTGCTGCCAAAGAACAAGAATGGTTCGACAGCGGAAAAGAAGTATTGCTTGGAACCAACAAGTATCCAAACAAAAACGATAAAATGAAACACGACTTGGAGTTATACCCATTTGTAAAACAAAACCCTCGCAAAACGTTAATAGTTCCAATCATCGAAAAACGTTTAGCCGAGAAACTCGAACAAGAACGATTAGCTCAGGAAGAATAA
- a CDS encoding FtsB family cell division protein, which translates to MTDKYPILKILSNRYVIVSVFFAVWMLFLDNTSYLDHRVLNKELEELENNKKYYQDEIRKDEEDIKRLRNPDQIEKYAREKYYMKRDSEDIYIIEYEGDTIHEEQSRTKSL; encoded by the coding sequence ATGACCGACAAATACCCTATTCTCAAGATTTTGAGCAATAGATATGTAATTGTTTCCGTGTTTTTTGCCGTTTGGATGCTATTTCTTGACAACACTTCTTATTTAGACCATAGGGTTTTAAACAAAGAACTCGAAGAATTGGAAAACAACAAAAAATACTATCAGGACGAGATTCGCAAAGACGAAGAAGACATCAAACGTCTCAGAAACCCTGACCAGATTGAAAAGTACGCTCGCGAAAAGTACTATATGAAACGCGACAGCGAGGACATCTATATCATCGAATACGAAGGCGATACCATCCACGAAGAACAATCAAGAACCAAATCATTATAA
- the udk gene encoding uridine kinase: MLIIGIAGGTGSGKTTVVHQIMNELPETEVGVISQDSYYKENNNLSFEERALINFDHPRAIDFELLVKHLKELKEGNTIEQPVYSFITHNRTEDTIITHPRKVMIVEGILILANPELRDIFDVKIFVHADSDERLIRRLKRDIAERGRDMEEVLNRYQTTLKPMHQQFIEPTKGFADIIIPNDKYNTVAIDVVRAVINQRIT; this comes from the coding sequence ATGCTGATTATAGGAATAGCAGGTGGAACTGGAAGTGGAAAAACAACCGTAGTTCACCAAATCATGAATGAATTACCCGAAACCGAAGTAGGTGTCATTTCTCAGGATTCATACTATAAAGAGAACAACAACCTTAGTTTTGAGGAACGTGCGCTAATTAATTTTGACCATCCAAGAGCTATTGATTTCGAATTATTGGTGAAACATCTGAAAGAGTTAAAAGAAGGAAACACCATCGAACAACCCGTTTATTCGTTTATCACACACAACAGAACCGAAGATACTATCATCACACATCCTAGAAAAGTAATGATTGTTGAAGGTATTCTAATCCTTGCCAATCCTGAGCTTAGAGACATATTTGACGTAAAAATATTTGTGCATGCCGACTCTGATGAGCGTTTGATTCGTCGACTAAAAAGAGACATCGCTGAGCGTGGTCGTGATATGGAAGAAGTCCTAAACCGTTACCAAACCACACTAAAACCAATGCACCAGCAGTTCATTGAACCTACCAAAGGTTTTGCGGATATTATTATTCCTAACGATAAATACAACACTGTTGCTATTGATGTAGTTCGTGCGGTAATTAATCAAAGAATTACGTAA
- the trxB gene encoding thioredoxin-disulfide reductase: MSDTIEKVKCLIIGSGPAGYTAAIYASRANMYPVLYQGSQPGGQLTTTNEVENFPGYVDGVTGPEMMVQLQAQAQRFGTDVRDGWVTKVDFSGKVHKVWVNDTKEIHAETVIISTGASAKYLGLPSEQHYLQMGGGVSACAVCDGFFYRNQEVVIVGAGDSACEEAHYLSKLCKKVTMLVRSDKFRASKIMEERVRKTENIEILMHHDTVEVLGDGQVVTGVKALNKTTNEVIEIPATGFFVAIGHKPNTDIFKDYLELDETGYIINIPGTSKTNVAGVFVGGDAADHVYRQAVTAAGTGCMAALDAERYLASME; this comes from the coding sequence ATGTCAGATACAATAGAAAAAGTAAAGTGCTTAATTATAGGTTCAGGTCCTGCAGGTTATACTGCCGCTATTTATGCTTCTAGAGCCAATATGTACCCAGTTTTATATCAAGGTTCTCAGCCAGGAGGACAATTGACCACTACTAATGAGGTTGAAAATTTCCCTGGTTATGTGGATGGAGTTACTGGACCAGAAATGATGGTTCAATTGCAAGCTCAGGCGCAACGATTTGGAACGGATGTTCGTGATGGTTGGGTTACTAAAGTTGATTTTTCGGGAAAAGTTCACAAAGTATGGGTTAATGATACTAAAGAAATTCACGCTGAAACTGTAATTATTTCTACAGGTGCTTCGGCTAAGTATTTAGGGTTGCCATCAGAACAACATTATTTACAAATGGGTGGAGGAGTTTCTGCCTGTGCGGTTTGTGATGGATTCTTTTATAGAAATCAGGAAGTGGTAATTGTTGGAGCAGGAGATTCGGCTTGTGAAGAAGCGCATTATTTGTCAAAATTATGTAAAAAAGTAACCATGTTGGTTAGAAGCGATAAGTTCAGAGCTTCTAAAATCATGGAAGAACGTGTTAGAAAAACCGAAAATATTGAAATATTGATGCATCATGATACGGTAGAAGTTCTTGGTGACGGACAAGTAGTTACTGGAGTAAAAGCTTTAAATAAAACTACTAATGAAGTAATTGAAATTCCTGCTACTGGATTTTTTGTGGCTATTGGTCATAAACCAAACACCGATATTTTTAAAGACTATCTTGAGTTAGATGAAACGGGTTATATTATAAATATTCCTGGTACTTCAAAAACTAATGTTGCTGGAGTATTTGTTGGTGGTGATGCTGCTGATCATGTTTACAGACAAGCGGTAACCGCTGCAGGAACGGGTTGTATGGCAGCTTTGGATGCAGAGCGTTATTTAGCTTCAATGGAATAA
- a CDS encoding GIN domain-containing protein — translation MKNNLLFLLILTSSFCFAQKKEKVKGSRIVKMEQKQVESFQSVEVEDNLEVFLVKGNECGLEIEADDNLHEFIDYKVSGNNLRISTTRDINSFKKLSVRVTYTSSLNLVITKHETNVTVLSDIDLAVVTFKSYDFSKLFINSKAKDFTLMANDKSKAELNLKGEKVTIDVSKSASIKALIASTDFGIDMYQKGEAKIEGDVINFKLRADNNSNFDGSKLTSVNAEVFAESYSNSSINVKTTVVIDAAGKSEIQLYGEPKIEIKRFTDSARLEKKPTK, via the coding sequence ATGAAAAATAATTTACTATTTCTACTCATTTTAACCTCATCTTTTTGTTTTGCCCAAAAGAAAGAAAAGGTAAAAGGTTCCCGAATTGTAAAAATGGAACAGAAACAAGTAGAAAGTTTCCAATCAGTTGAAGTTGAAGACAACCTTGAAGTATTTCTTGTAAAGGGAAACGAATGTGGACTAGAAATCGAAGCCGACGACAATCTTCACGAATTTATAGACTATAAAGTATCGGGAAACAACCTAAGAATTTCAACCACGCGAGACATCAACAGCTTTAAAAAACTCAGTGTTCGTGTTACTTACACTTCTTCTTTAAATTTAGTAATCACAAAACACGAAACAAATGTAACGGTATTATCAGACATTGATTTGGCTGTCGTTACATTCAAGAGTTATGATTTTTCAAAATTATTTATAAATTCCAAAGCCAAAGATTTTACATTGATGGCCAATGATAAATCTAAAGCAGAGCTTAATTTAAAAGGCGAAAAAGTCACTATTGATGTAAGCAAAAGTGCATCAATAAAGGCGCTAATCGCTTCAACAGATTTTGGCATAGACATGTATCAAAAAGGTGAAGCCAAAATTGAAGGCGATGTTATTAACTTCAAACTTAGAGCCGATAATAATTCAAATTTTGATGGCTCAAAGTTAACCTCTGTTAATGCTGAAGTTTTTGCTGAAAGTTATTCTAATTCATCAATCAATGTTAAAACAACTGTTGTCATTGATGCCGCTGGAAAATCTGAAATACAACTCTACGGTGAACCAAAAATAGAAATCAAGCGTTTTACCGATAGCGCTCGATTAGAAAAGAAACCAACCAAATAA
- a CDS encoding head GIN domain-containing protein: protein MVKFVMYCVKAISAAIIGLLVASCNGNMNLGKSINGSGKVITEERNVGSFDKVTVCCGLECEIVQAPDFKVTVEADDNLVKEIKTRVENGTLVISTDYNNYINVSSKKVIVQMPTVKSLETTSGSSLTTPNTISETNVSLKSSSGSDMDVRVESDTIFLESSSGSDQKIKGKALILYTASSSGSHIDAENLVANDVTSQSSSGSSTEVNPVLNLKAKASSGSSINYKKSPKSVSKEESSGGSVSGN, encoded by the coding sequence ATGGTAAAATTTGTAATGTATTGTGTAAAAGCTATTTCAGCTGCTATAATTGGTCTTTTAGTTGCTTCATGCAACGGAAACATGAATTTAGGAAAATCAATAAATGGAAGCGGAAAAGTAATTACTGAAGAAAGAAATGTTGGCTCTTTTGATAAAGTCACCGTTTGTTGCGGATTAGAGTGTGAAATTGTTCAAGCTCCCGATTTTAAAGTTACTGTTGAAGCCGATGACAATTTGGTAAAAGAAATTAAAACTCGTGTTGAAAATGGAACTTTGGTTATTTCTACAGATTATAACAATTACATCAATGTTTCTTCTAAAAAAGTCATTGTTCAAATGCCTACTGTAAAGAGTTTGGAAACAACCAGCGGTTCATCTTTAACAACTCCAAATACTATCAGTGAAACTAATGTAAGTCTAAAATCTAGTAGTGGAAGTGATATGGATGTAAGAGTTGAATCAGATACTATTTTCTTAGAATCTTCAAGCGGAAGCGATCAAAAAATAAAAGGAAAAGCATTGATATTATACACAGCATCATCAAGCGGAAGTCATATAGATGCTGAAAATTTAGTAGCAAACGATGTAACTTCTCAATCTTCAAGCGGAAGTTCGACAGAAGTAAATCCTGTGCTTAATTTAAAAGCAAAAGCTTCAAGTGGAAGTTCAATTAATTATAAAAAATCACCCAAATCTGTTTCAAAAGAAGAAAGTTCCGGTGGAAGCGTTTCTGGAAATTAA